The window TTTCTTCCCCAGTTCCTCCAAATAAAGTTTGTGGAATCCACACAGCGGATTTCTGCACCGGATATGGTCTGCCCAAAAAGAGCTAAAACAGTTTTATTATGCCATTCATTTATAGTATAAACAGTAGGCGAACTCAGTACAATGTCCGAGCCTGTGTATACATACACTTTTGGGGAGTTGTCTCCGTTATCCTCATCCGCATCTATATGCGTCCACAGCTCAGTCCAGGTTTTACACTCCACCATCTCACCCCCGGCTCCACCTTGCACTCCCTTTCCTGAATCATACACACCAGCCCAACCCCCTGGCTTCTCTATTATAGCAGAAGCTTCCACCGCTCCGATAGCCGGAGCCGCAGAAACCTTATTCCCTTGAATATCCCTAGAATAACCAAGATCAGTACCCGCCCCATTTAAAGCGTGAATATCCGCAGACGTACTATTATTAGCTGACCCGGCACCCATCGACCCTGAAAGCCCGGAATAATTAGTATTCTTCACCACCACCGCAGCACTCGGATCTAAATTAAGTCCACCACTCCCCGAGAAGGTATTCATAGCAGAGCCGTTCTCTATCCTTGTATCAGAACCAGCATGACTATACACCTGAAATCCCCATCCAAGTGTATTACTTGCATCCACATAAGAGAAAAGCGTATTAATAGCCCCATAGGCCACTTGGAAACCTCCCTCACATTCAATCAACTTAATTCGCTCGAACCGAACGCCATTAGGATTATCCGTTGTGCCTCCCTGCCTGCCAAAATAACCCGCTTGCTTTGCGCCTTTGATTATTATATCCGAAAAACCGGAAGTGCTGGTGATATTATAATCACCCCCCACACCATCATTTGCAGCATGCACATAGACAACTAAAGCATTTGCCAACCCTTCTAGGTAGCACCATTGATATGTTTGGTACCCTGCCCTAACTTGTAATCCTAAATTATCCGGACTAATATCATCGCAAATACAGACCATGTATTTGATTTCCACATTAGGTCTATGCGCAGCTTGAGCGCAAGGTATTTCTGTACCTATATCACCATCCAAGCTATGTAGGGTATTATCAGTATAGCCCTTATTATTATGAACAGTTACCCCCTCAGACTCTATTTTAAAGCCTCTATACTTTGTTTGATTGGTTTCAATGTCAATAAAACGGCAATTTCTGTTAGCCTCATTCCCGGCAATAGCGTCCGAGGTAGGTAGATAAATTAGCCCATCTTGATATTTTGTGTTAGCAGATTTCAGCCGATGCCCCTCTATATTGTCTCCCGCAGGCTTTACAAGGAAATGACCCACATCCTCACAGTTATCATTGTAAGTCTCAAAGTCATATATTTCAAAATTATGGCATACATCCGCTTCCACTATCGGGGCATTCCCCCAAGGGATCGTCCCAATACTCACAAAGTGACCTGATGCTCCGGTCATGTTTATCTTAGGACGGGCACCTTGGCCCCATGCGCCCATACGGATGAAGTCAGGATAAGCCCCGCCTACCTTGGGATTAGTGAACTCGTTTCTATCATTACTGTAGGTATTTGCCCGCTTATAGAAATACGTCTTACCAGCTGTTCCCGTACTGCTCCCGTAGTTATTAAGTTTCAAAAATGGTTTTGCCCTAGTCCCGTCCGAGTCCCCCCCCGCATAACTGCTGTCAAAAAATACACAGTCCGCCGTAGGTATTACCTTGATGTTACAGGTCGTATCCATATAATACCAATCGTAGACCTTCACACGAACGGTAATACTTTTATCACCACTAAGATTGGTTGGGTCTGTAACCGTAAGTTCTCCGGATGTGCTGTTAATTGCAAAAGTTCCGTCCTCATTTCCTCCAAGGATATCAAAAGTATAACTAGATTCAGTAAGAGAGATTCCCCATTTTTGCTTGGCGAAATAAGGATGAGACCAGAGGTAATTCACCGCCCCTATATTGTCGCCAACGATGGCATTGGCAGGAACGATATATTTCTGCGCATCATGGGTGATTGGATGTAATGTAATATGTATAGCCATGCTTATATATCTCCTCGGTCGTAACCTGTTGAATTCTGTTTTGTATTCTTATTAATTGCCTTAAGCTGCTCCACGGTAGCCTTAAGCTCTGCCACAGCATTAGCTGTATTCTGCTCTATTGCCGCCGAACTCCGCATAATGGTAAGCGTAGCATCATAGTGCTGTTTATCCACCGTAAGTTGTTGCTCCACTGTCAGTAGGGTTCTATTGCTGATATCGTAGAAACCACGAAAAAGCCCGGCCAGCTCCGTACCCGTAGCCTCGGTTAAGTCTCTCCTAATACCCCCAGCCAAACCACTCTGTGAACTGCTATCATCTCCACTGAAAATATCAAAGCCCGATTTCTTAGCCGCTGCTTGCGCCTGTTCAAGTGCCTTGTTAAAATCAGCCGTCAAGCCCTGAGCATTCGCAAAGAAAGCCCCCAGATTCTCTGTGATCCCTTGCGTGTCTCCCGCAGCGAGATTCCCCTCAAGATCTTTCTGTAGCTGGTCAAACACATCCGAGAAAATCGAATTAAACAAGATCTGACTTACCACATTCTCCAGCACCTTCTCCACCGTTTCTCCCATCTTGATAGCGGCATTCTCCCCGGCCTCAAAGCTCTCCACCAGTGCATTCCGCACATCTCCACCCAGACCACCAACCAATTCCTTTACCACATCCGCTATCTGTTGCCTCGCAGCCTCCATCGCCTCTTCCCAATCCAACACATTTTGCACAAGCTCTTTAGACCGCTCAGAAAGCAGATCATTCTGCAAAAGGGCCTCAGCAAGCTCCGAGTTAAAGCTTACCATACCATTTTCCATTACAGATATCAATTCCGGGTACTCCTTAAGCAAAGGCCCCAGCGTATCCACTTTCTTTTGTCCGCCAAAAATGGCAGCAAGTGCCCCCACAAGTCCTCCCGAAGCTATTCCTTTCCCTATATCTCCAATGTCAATCGCATTCCTTTGCCCCACTTTTACATAAGCATCCTCAAGGGCGGCAAGGGCCTCCATATAGTTTTTGTTCGCATCCGTAAGGCTCTCCACCCCGTCACGAATCCGCCCTTCATAATCACTCAGAAATACATTTTCGCCCAAAATGCTTTGAAGTCGGATCTGCTCATTAAGACTAAGGTTATACTGCTGTTGAAAGCCAATCAAAGACTTATAGTAAGCCTCCTCAGCCTCCCTGCGTTGCGCAGCCGATTCGGAAAGAATATTCATAATCCTAACCACCCCGCTAATGGCCGCACTCGCCACGTCCGCCTGAGTAGCCGAATCATCAAACATCGTAAGCACATCATTTACCCCGGTGCTCAACCCAGAGATAGAAGCCCCCAGGTTAGCAATTCCACTATTGCCCGTAGCTTCCCCTAATGTTTCCAATGACTCACCTAATCCTCCTAATGCCTGCGAAAGCTTATAGATGTCATCTAGATCACCTTTATTGATTTGAAACTCTAATTCCTGCTCTTTTTTCAAAAGGTCATTCCTAAGATCCTCACTCATACTCTCAGAATCTAATAGATTCCTTACCTCTACAAGAGCCTGTTTTGCGGATTTCCTTGTCAAAGCCACCGTGTCATCATACAGCCGTTTATAGCTCTGTAGCTTCTTTACATTAGCATCATCTATCGCATCAAGTTCCTGCTGTTGCTGCCGCTCAGCCTCCGCTATCAGATCAGTGTCTCCATTTTTCGTAAGCTGAGCAATACGCTCATTATGCCGTTCTATGATCAACTCACGCTCAGTAGTATAGTCTGTGAGGGACTTGATCAAAGCATCATATTCCTTATCCTGAGCTACCTTCTCTTTCCCTATTTCTGCTATAATGTACTGTAGCCTTTCCTGCTGTGCCCCGCTCAGCTCTTGCCCGGATAGCTGATTAAGTTTATCATATTCCTTTAGCAAGTAATCAAAGTAAGATCCCGCCGCCTTAATCTCCGCACCGTACCTTTTCTCTGCCTCAGCTTCTCCCAAGTCTGTTTTCACCCGCTCATAGGATTCATACAGCTTCTTTTGCTCCGCAAGGCTCTGCTTAAGTTTCTCTGTATCCTGCCTGTACAGCAAGTCACCCGTTGCCTGCTCCTCTATAGCTCCCAGTCCGGTAGTGTCAATTGGGTTTTGCTTATTCTCCGCATTAAATCGATCAATAAGCCTACGCATCTTGTCAAACTTATCCCTAAGGGCTTGCACCTCTTCCTCATCCTTTGTATAGCTTTTTCGGGCGTACTCTTTATCCAAAGCCGCCATTTGATCAAGCAGCCTTTGCCGGGCTTCTATTGTCTTCTTAGTCTTATTCCCATCCTGCACCGTACCATCCCCAAAAATGTCAAATCCATTTTCCTTAGCGTACTTCTGAAAATCGGTCTGGTATTTATTGTACAGGTCAAAAAATTGCTTAGCCTCCTTATCCAGCTGTGCCACCCTGCCAAGCCTATTCGCCTCAGCAAAGGCATTAATACCACCAAGGCCCCCAAGGGCAAAGGCTTTTACTCCTCCCGTTAGGTAGTCCTCAAATCCCGCCTCTCCATTAAAGTTCGCCTGGGCTTCTGTAGTCTTTTCTATAGCCAGCTTAAGCATAGCCGCCGCTTGGGCCTTCTTAAACATAAACTGGATATACTTATCCCCGTTATCAATCTGCCACTGCTCTAGCTCATTAAAAGTCCTAAGGGAACCCGTTGTTTTACCGATCCCCTCATTATACATTTTTAGGACAGCCTCCTTATCCACAAGCCCATCCTTAGCCCCTTCAATAGCTTGATTGA of the Cyclobacterium marinum DSM 745 genome contains:
- a CDS encoding coiled-coil domain-containing protein: MENLDPINVEFLINSAEVKKDSDRVKADITGVNDTAEKAAIRTGTKVKQVYDQSAKEVLEFEKSVERSAAAMDKQGAVAARQKSQFNGLGNSINQISRELPAFTYSAQTGFLAISNNIPILADEINRLRVENQALTASGQKAVPVWKQVVSGLLSWQTALSLGVALLSIYGKDVIDWAASLFKAGQTAEEAALKTEAFNKAVESSDYTKAIAEVNELNQAIEGAKDGLVDKEAVLKMYNEGIGKTTGSLRTFNELEQWQIDNGDKYIQFMFKKAQAAAMLKLAIEKTTEAQANFNGEAGFEDYLTGGVKAFALGGLGGINAFAEANRLGRVAQLDKEAKQFFDLYNKYQTDFQKYAKENGFDIFGDGTVQDGNKTKKTIEARQRLLDQMAALDKEYARKSYTKDEEEVQALRDKFDKMRRLIDRFNAENKQNPIDTTGLGAIEEQATGDLLYRQDTEKLKQSLAEQKKLYESYERVKTDLGEAEAEKRYGAEIKAAGSYFDYLLKEYDKLNQLSGQELSGAQQERLQYIIAEIGKEKVAQDKEYDALIKSLTDYTTERELIIERHNERIAQLTKNGDTDLIAEAERQQQQELDAIDDANVKKLQSYKRLYDDTVALTRKSAKQALVEVRNLLDSESMSEDLRNDLLKKEQELEFQINKGDLDDIYKLSQALGGLGESLETLGEATGNSGIANLGASISGLSTGVNDVLTMFDDSATQADVASAAISGVVRIMNILSESAAQRREAEEAYYKSLIGFQQQYNLSLNEQIRLQSILGENVFLSDYEGRIRDGVESLTDANKNYMEALAALEDAYVKVGQRNAIDIGDIGKGIASGGLVGALAAIFGGQKKVDTLGPLLKEYPELISVMENGMVSFNSELAEALLQNDLLSERSKELVQNVLDWEEAMEAARQQIADVVKELVGGLGGDVRNALVESFEAGENAAIKMGETVEKVLENVVSQILFNSIFSDVFDQLQKDLEGNLAAGDTQGITENLGAFFANAQGLTADFNKALEQAQAAAKKSGFDIFSGDDSSSQSGLAGGIRRDLTEATGTELAGLFRGFYDISNRTLLTVEQQLTVDKQHYDATLTIMRSSAAIEQNTANAVAELKATVEQLKAINKNTKQNSTGYDRGDI